Below is a genomic region from Culicoides brevitarsis isolate CSIRO-B50_1 chromosome 2, AGI_CSIRO_Cbre_v1, whole genome shotgun sequence.
tttttatttctcagttaaatttttctgtaagtataataattaataataatatttttgcttcatttaaagttattttcctTCGCAAGTTTTAAACTCACCTCGTCAACTGTttcatatacaattttttattttttttagtaattggCTATAACATtctgtttaactttttttatttattatttaattttattctttaaatttttttagtgaacaCTTTGTTCTTTGtttaaactttctttttctaacaacattttattttcctaatttatttatttattttttttttttggcaaattttgttttttttctctttatatttattttatttattaattattatttgttcactatttatttattttttttatgttttatttatttatatatattttatttagaattctacttagatttttatttttttattatatttttttaaaaaattcctataaatacaattctttttttcttgttgtttcatttattttaaaaactggtAGTGAATgtcagaagaaattttttttttgcgtaaatttggcactcaaatttttttttaaataattttcattgagaaaattaaatttttgtttaaattaggcgctctttttatacaaaattattatttttttatttaaattaaatttttttcagaaagttacgttattttaattttttgaactatttgtttatttctactacgttttattatttttatttgatactAATTGTGTTagagacaattttttcatctaaaatttatttttttggtatttatttttattatttcattttaatttctagactaatatttttttgatccatAAGACTTTTTCAGAGTTATATCACTAAAATGTTcccaaaatataaatgaagcATTGTctctttgtatattttttgaattgttgatgaaataattattattgatgatgagctttgatgaaaattctattcagaatatttattttttttaccgaatatttattttatttaatattttttttattatttatttatatttttttttattataataccGTTATATGCACTATATGATAGTTCTCGTATGTAACTCTTGTTATAaagttataattaatatttttttcgaatattgcatttttttattataaacattttttttcatgattaatattattgataaattatatatttttacctatttaaacaaaaattgtcagtTATAGGccaagataaatattttcaaagtttaacattatttttataatatattaataattaatttatcttgttaaatgttaatgttatgttatacaaaaaaattattataacaagtatcaaaatataataaatttgtataaaacttttttttagctaaaatcttaactttcgtaaatttttacttataatatatttttttcttttataaatgtttaaaaaaaaatgtaaataaatgcaatGATTATTAAAATCTATTAGAAATTATAAGGTGGTTTACGTTTGATTGAAGATCGtcttgttcattttttattttattaatatttttttttaaatttaattaaattatttattattaaaaatttaaattgttgttgtttttttgtatatttcattaataatattttttttttattttatagtttttataatttaataataattgttaataataatgatgtatatttttataataatatattatattattatttattaataatatttatttattaaatataatttttattaattaataatattatttattaataataataaatatttatttataaataatatttattttaatttttttttaaaacaacaacGTTAAGACACTTTTCTAATATTGTTATAAATACTCAGTTTTTTATCAagatctttttttataattatttttttttctacagtagttgtttcttatattttatatatattcatatataaacttttttttttgattaacaaTTTCTGGCGTTTTAaacgtatgtttttttttcaaagtgtgAGTTTTCtagacaattattattatttatttatattgttatgttagtttattttgtaaaaattgtgcatgaaccatttttattatatttatatatattttttgttaattttttatttaatattaatattaacagATTGTTggagttttattttatgtttcatttatattcatcgtttttatatttatttatttttttttctatatataaTTTCTACACAGGTGGCTTTTTTTgccttaataataattttttttcaatgtattttttcaaaatcacaCAATTTTTAGTTTCCTCATAtagattaataataattaactaacatatatttttttcttctttttatataaatctttttttttttattttttagatagaATAGTTTAGTCAAtcgatgttttttaaaaagattttttttttctctacgtTTTTTGtgatgttatattttttttgtaaggctGAAAATATGCGTTAActgaaatgttattttttttatttgtttatttttttttttaaatttaatttaaatagaaaaattgttaaaattttttatttatggggTTTTGGAgtaaaattgagttaaaagggaaggagttaaaattttttaggttaaaaaataattttttaaaatttaaattttatgttttcggAATAAAATTCGGGataaaacgtaattttttgttaaatttttaatttaaagatatgttatctataaaaattttcttaaatatttaattttatatttttttgtgacattccAAGTACTATAGACGTTTAGTTGGAAAGCAGCGACGGATAAAAGTTTTCTTGAAAGAAGAAACCTAAAGACAGGTCTATCACGTGAAAAACGCTcgttctcgaaaaaaaattgagaaaagcgtgaccaaattttattttttttcggtagcaACTCACACAAATATTGTGTAAGGGCTTGACTACTTTCGTTTTCATGGCGGATGATGATGGTGTTGATGATGATCCGAATGCAAAAACTGATGGATTTCGAGTTCGCTGCTTTGCGAGAGTTTCAGCAAGTCTTCCTTCGATAATTTTCCGAGCGACATGTTGCTCGTGCGCGATTTCGGACTCGTTTTTGGCGGCAATCTCGGCGGAATGTCTAAACTACTTTTCGAGGAGCGTGGCGCTGCTTTCGGGGTTCGTGTATTTGAGCTGCTGCCACTGCGTGACGTGCCTCCAACGAGATTTTCCAAGCTTTTTCTGCTACTTGCCTGGGGGACTTCTCGTTGTTTTTCCttggattttttctgttttttcagCGAAGTTGCGTAAATGGGCGTTTTGGGGGGCGGGGGCGGCGGCTGTTCAACCTGATGCGGCGGAATTGGCGGCAACGGTTTATCTTGGATGTTCGAGACGCTGCTTGTGGAGACATTCATGTGTGCCCCGGATGACGAGGGAGTCGTTCTTGATGGTTTAAGAGTCGATTGCGGTTGCTGCTTCGTGATTGGCTGAGGACGTTTGACGATGTACGTTCGATCCGTGGGATATTTTGATTTGAGCTCGTTGTGAACGCGTTCGCGCAAGACTGCTTTGGTGCGATCTAGCTTGAAAATAGGCGGATAAAGACTGTCACTCATGGAAAGGGTGTCGTTGATGTGACGATCTCGCTCGTAAATGTCCAAATTCAAGGGCGTTCGTTTACTTTGGTATTTTTTACCCTTTTTCATGGGGATTTCGGGTCTGTCGTCGATCACACCGCTGAAAGTGTCGTATTTACTCAACTCAGGAATACTCGAGTCGCGACAAACTCCCGCAAAAGTGTCGAATTTGGAGTTATCTGGCACAGATCCCTTGCCAAAGGTCTCGAAACGATGAATAAGATCCGGAGGCGAGTCCGTGATGTCTCTACTGAGCCTCCTGCCGATTGTGCCGAGACGATCTTCGAGTAAACTATCGTTGCTGGAACGACGGAGATTGAGCGACGACGATGCTGAACGTGTTTGAAGGTCAGATTTGGATTTGGAGACCATTTTTGGGCGAGGACTTAGTTTAGCAACCTTTGGAGCGGGAACTACAGGCGCGGATGCGATCGGAGCTGCGTCAGATGTCGTTGGAGCATCAACTGATTCGACAACTTCTTCGAGAATCGGTAATGGTTGTTCACGTTCTTCTTGTTGAAcactaaaattttcgaaaaaaatcatgaaaaaattagttttttaaggaaatttaagGATTTACCGTCGAATTTCCTGGATCATCTCGAAAAATTGTGCTTTGCTGCGACGACGACGCCTTTGTTCATCCTCCTTCtaggtaaaaaattcattaaaatttaatttttaaactaaatttttgaaaaaatttacccttttaatgcttttttggAACAAACTTGTGATTTGACCCTGTCTCAAGGTATTAACAAGCTCCCGTGCCGCATGATGAGGCGATACCAACTCCACACAATTGATGAAACGGTAAAGtttctacaagaaaaaatttcaaaaaattattttttttttaattaaaaaataattttttaatgcttaCTTGACTGAAGAACATAATATTTCTGCTGCGCCAGATCGTTCCTTTGGGCTTCAAGCGCAAATGTGGCAACGCCCATTTGTAAAATCCATGCtcaaagaacaaaattaacaCTCCAACAACCATTCCGAGACCCAAGAGACAAAAAACTCCCGCAACAGCAGCCACTCCTATacgaaaaaagtaattttcagcTCAAATTTCATCGATTTCGTCAAATTTCACGAAGAATTTCTCACCTAACGGCCTTGGTTGGATGATCTGCACGCCTTTATTGAAACACGGAAGTCCTCCATACCATTTTTCCGTCAAAATATCCAAATATCCGTTGCTCGAGTACTTTGATATCAACGAGGAAATTGATTCTTTCAACGGGAATCTATAAAAATCGAGTGAAAATCAATcctgaaacaatttttgtgtgaaatattACCCTCGCTTCATTCCGATAGCGTAAGTGTCTTCCACAAAGACGTCTCCGATGCGCTTGAGAGAACATCCGTGATCCGTGGCACGATAATAGTCCAAAATAGGAGCGTCTGCCATCAAGAGATCCAACGTCCCATTcctaaaatcacaaaaaaaggattatttattgtcaaaaaaaggtaaaaaaataacagatgcgcgtattttaattgtttccttttcatttaaaaagggaaaaaaatggaaaaaatttaatgaccaAACTTactttaatcttaaaattccCTCTTCCACGTTCTGTAatggatattttttcatgtgttcCCACAAATGACGGTCGTTTCGTTGCACGTAGTATTCCGCTACGGAGGATATTGGTGCGCCAACGCGTTGTGCGAGCAgctattaaaatgattttaagtgaaaagtgagaaattttacgagtttttgTGTTGATGACGACTTACCGACGCGTCATAATGCTCTGGCGTGTTGTAGAAAAAGAGTCCGGCGATCAAGGCGGCAATGTTGGCTGTGTAAGAAGCGATGAAAATGACCGAAAAGCCTCCCCAGATGTTTATCAGGAATTTATTGGGCCACGATTTGGGAGCTTTGAACGAGACATGCCCGCATAATAAGCCCCACATAACCCataaagctgaaaaaaaattttttttttaaattaaattaaataattaattattttttttaaattattaaaaaattaaaattaaaattaaaattaaaattaaaattaaaattaaaattaaaattaaaattaaaattaaaattaaaattaaaattaaaattaaaattaaaattaaaattaaaattaaaattaaaattaaaattaaaattaaaattaaaattaaaattaaaattaaaattaaaattaaaattaaaattaaaattaaaattaaaattaaaattaaaattaaaattaaaattaaaattaaaattaaaattaaaattaaaattaaaattaaaattaaaattaaaattaaaattaaaattaaaattaaaattaaaattaaaattaaaattaaaattaaaattaaaattaaaattaaaattaaaattaaaattaaaattaaaattaaaattaaaattaaaattaaaattaaaattaattaaaattaaaattaaaattaaaattaaaattaaaataattaaaattaaaattaaaattaaaattaaaattaattaaaattaaataattaaaattaaataattaaaattaaaaattaaaattaataattaaaattaaataattaaaattaaataattaaaattaaaaaattaaaattaaataattaaaattaaataattaaaattaaataattaaaattaaataattaaaattaaataattaaaattaaataattaaaattaaataattaaaattaaataattaaaattaaataattaaaattaaataattaaaataaaataattaaaattaaataattaaaattaaataatgaaaataaaataattaaatttaaataattaaaattaaataattaaaattaaataatcaaaactaaataattaaaattaaataattaaatttaaataattaaaattaaaattaaaattaaaattaaaattaaaattaaaattaaaattaaaattaaaattaaaataaaaaaattaaaattaaataattaaaattaaaattaaaattaaataattaaaattaaaattaaaattaaaattaaaattaaaattaaaattaaatttttacctgatGACAAACTGAAATTCTTGCTTCTCTGACGTCCCCACGGATTCAGACCGAAAGGACTTAACCATTCGTAGACCGCAACAGCTACTGCCGTGATATGGAGCGACGTGAAAATCGCAATCCACAATTCCGGCGAAAAAGGAAGGAGAAACGCCAAGAGGGGAATGTCACTTTTCGATTGCGGTGCTGCGAGTAACGACACTCCGCTGTGGAAATATGGCGCACTAAAATCAATTACTTCGGCACGCgctctaaaaatgaattatttcgtGTTATTTGCGAGaattttcgcacaaaaaagCGGAAATTTACTTGGAAACGCTCAACGGTGCGAAACTCATGTCAGCAGCACCTGTCGCTAGATCACCAATAATTCCGTTCCATTGACTCGTTGTCAGCCGTTCGAATGCCTTGTTTTGTTCCATCTTGAGGAAACGCTGTTTCTCgtattcgaaataaaaatgtttgtcgtAAATATGCTCGTTCTCCTTGAACATGTGATATTGCCGTTCGATatcgactaaaaaaaaagcgaaaaaaaaaataaataaaaaagcgaaacaaatgacaaaaaaatttaaaacttacgtCTGTCGTAAAAGCGAAAATCCTTCCAATAGCTCGAGCCGAATTTCATCGAGTCGCCATATTTGTCGCGTGTGCCGCCAAATAACTCGTCACGTACAATGTACAAGTGAAATTCAAATCCCAAGTCGGATGCCACTTTTGCCAGCAGATCCATTGATAGTCCGTAACAACATTTTGTCCTGTTTtagatggaaaaaatattacgatTCAATTTAAACAAGGAGCATAAAAAACAGACGATGACACATTCATTCCAACACAAAGCGCGGAAAAGTGcacaaaagaaaagtaaatggaataatgaaaaatgtggaAATGCGGAAAAAGTTTCCGTTGAATGAAGAGATTTAATTGCAGTTTGATTTGaaatgaggattttttttagattttcaacaaatttttgtacgaaacaaatttttaagaagtttttttaaaaatattttttttatgatttaaattttgagattatcttgaaaatttcaaaaactttcaaaaaaatatttaatttgaattttttttcaaattttcaacggatttttttattttaagaattttttcaaaaatatttttttttttcatttttttttatctcaaacacATTACATTACATCGTGATGTTTATCctgacaacattttttttattaaaaaaaaaaattttttttttttatattttttttcatttaatttttaacttattttttgaaaattttcgaaaaaataaaaaaaaaataattttttttttattttttaatttttttttaaatatttttatttaatttaatataaaaaaccattttatatttttttcgaatttttataattttttcaactgttcgaaaaattttccttcaagtttcaaaaaaaaaaattttttcaagtttcaaaaaattagcgaaacaataaataatttttttttattttaattttttttcaaattttcataatttttaaattaaaaaaaaatttcgcattgtttaattaaatttttcaaaattttcagaaaataaaaaaaaaaaaacttcaaaatttttttatatttttataaattttttaaaagttcattatttttattttttatgaaatgatgatacaactttcataaaaatatttttttttaaatttctaaaattttttctaatattttaaatattttttttttattttttttataaaatgagtcaaataaaattttgaaaattcaatttaaaaattatttttttttaaatttaatttaaaatataaattttcccatcattgaaaaaaatttcaaaattttcatgaatttttgattttttttttaattttttctttttgaaaaaatttttttttctcgatattttaaataatttttgattttttttattaaattgattcaacaaaaatttattttgaatttttttcaatttatttcagaCAGACGACAAaacattcgaaaaataatttttttaataaataaattaaaaatgcattcaaaGAAAAAGGCACAAAAGGAAAGAAATCACAAAGTTAAACAGATTGTTAGGCACGCAAATGACTTGTCGACAATGACAcaaaaagcagcaaaaacgcaaaaaaggaCTTACTTGTACGAAAGTTTCTCCTCTTCCCCATCCTCGTCTTCGGCAAATTGATTGCGCTGGAGTGCATCCTCTTCCAATCGATCGCGTGTCTCAATCGTGTTGAACATCAGCGTCAAATTCTGCTTGCCCGATGTCGTGATGCGATGACATGCCAAGCCGCGCAAACAAACCCCGTTCTCGCCCATGCTCGATTCCATCACGAAAGGCGGCGCGAGAGCCGTGACAATGCGAAAAATGCTCCGTGCCTGCGTTGCGACACCCGACACGACAATATCGCCGCCGGGCCACACAATTGTATCCAAACGAACGTCACGCCCGGAAATCAAACCGACACGACGCCATTTGCGGGCGACATTTTTCGCCGAATACCGATGCATGACATTCAGGTTGAAGCGTTCGTGCGGCTTAAAACTCATCGGAACGAGATTCAAAACCTCAAAATGCGTCACAAGCGTCTTCTCCGGCATGGATTTCAAGTCGCCAACTAACGCTTGTTGGGCATCGGCACGAAGATGTCTGAAAAAAGAGACGAGAAAAGGTCAAAAGATGTCTcgattcgataattttttgcataaaaacacattttggaagaaaaaaggagaaaaatgaaacaatttcCGAAAATATGTTACGTGGGTGAATCGAATTCGGGTTGCTttgcttaaatatttattaatgttcGACACGTTTTCACCTTtcaaacggaaaatttttggtcaataaCCTTTTTTCACCTTGAATcctcatttttggaaaaataaaataaaaaaaaaataaaattaattaaagtgatcaagaaaaaatgtcaaagtgacaacttttctcttaaaaaaattaatttaagtaacaGATGCGAGTTCAAGTAGctctccaaaatttttttttcttattaaaatttcaatatcaaaaaacaggaaaaaaaataaaaatgtgtcaaaaacaaAGTAACACCTGGCAAGGAACTGCTGTGTGACAATGAGGAAAGCTAAGAAAACACTTTTCGTTCACTTTTCTCTATATCAACACTTGAATTGTATAAATATCATTATATCTCATCACATCACACATTTCTTTGTAGATATATGCAAAAGGTAtggagaggaaaatttttctcacatctATAACGGCATCTCTCtaacgtaataataatacaaaaataaaaaagtgaggGAAAGATGGagtaaaaaggaaaatgtatgttaaatgcgattttttgaaagaatttccgaaattttttacaattttaaaaatattttagttttttagttaaattttaataaaaattaaaaaaaaataatttaatgaaaaaaattaaaaaatatataaattataagaaaaaaaaaattaaataaaaaaaaataatataaataattaatttaaaaaaaaaattataaaaaattcaacaaaattaaaaaaaaacaataatgaaaaaaatatttttaaattgaaaaaaaatcacaaaattattttattgtacctaaatagttttaaattttaattaaaatttaaaatttttttcttaagctgAATTTGGTAcacattttctaattttacaaataaaaatatttttaaatttatgaactatagattttgaaattttatgaatttaaaaaaaaacttttaaaaaaatacaaaaataaaaaattaaattaaataaaaaaaattagaaaaaactataaatttaaaaataaataattgaataaattaaaatttattaaattaaagtttacaaactaaaaaaaaaaaattaaaaaaaaataaaaaattaattaatttaatttatttaaatttttttttttatttttgaaaatattaattaggcaaaaatttgtatattttatgacagtaattgtttttttacgattttttttaaatgaaattttgttaaaatttattaaaaattttcaagaacttaatattctcaaattttttgagttaaatttggatttcatatttttttaatttaattttatttgaattattttcaaagaaaaaataaatatgtaataaattttttttcaagaaatttaaaaaaaatttccatttttgataTATAAAGTGTTggacttttaatttaagtaataaaaaaataaaaatttattaaaatttaaaaaagaaataaaataatttaattgaaaattttatatgtaataaaagttattattttaatttaattttaataattaaattaattgttgaaaagaagcaaaaaaattataatttataaatttatttattttttatgaataaatgtttttttcaatgaattttttttattaaatttcagtgTAAATTTTAACTcggaaattctttcaaaaactaatcattaaaaagaaagaaaaattttaacgcgCGAATGATAAACACCTCTTAAGAAGCATCACACAAAGTTAAAGTAGCTCAGAAGTATAACGAGACGCATACGgaataagattaaaattttatcaaaataaaaaacctaCCGTGCAAATAGCTCCGCTCGTTTGATGTCACCTCGCGTGGGAACTCCAAAGCACCCTCCCTTATACTGCGGTGTGCctcgatttttaattctttcctCGCCCGTTTGCTTCCCTTGTCCCTTCTGCTTTTCCTTCGGAGGCTTCTCCTTCTCCCTGTTATTCGATCCCGCGCCAATCGATGACCACCACGACGTATCGAATCGTTTACTTTTCATTGCTATATTGATTGCATCGTTATCTGCTGCGGTGTTTGTATTTACATTATTAGTAGATGACGacgaggacgacgacgacgacgatgtagatataaatttattgcttttcacGTCGCTTAAGCcacttgtttgttgtttttgtgttattatttgtTCGGGTTCCGAAATTTGACTATTTACAGGAGTGTTTGCttgattatttgtttgttcctCTCTCTTGTTTCGACTGTTTTTGAAGCGATACGGCTTGTCGATGTCATCTTTGAGGCCGCCGCCGCCTCCGTAATTGTTCCGTTCCAATTTAGCCCACGTGGTTGCGAATAATCGAACTGCTGCCCGGATGAAATGACGATCTTGGAGCATCTTAATGGGTCTCAAAGTCAACAATCCGATGGGAAAATCCTGATAATTATGGAAAAGTACGTGTTGTGACCCCAAAGAAGACTCATATTGGTTCGCAAAAAGGTTTAAACGCTTAATTTTGTTGACATCATTGctattttccatcaaattctCTCCGGAATCGACATCGTCGTTGTTATTATTGATACTATACTTGTTCGTTTTCCCATTGTACGTTGTCATAAACGGCAAAAATGGATTCCTCCGTGTTCGcaagttcaatttttccacatttaACTCCCCATATTCGTTTTCCTCGACATCTAACGTGGATTCGGGCACCGTCATTCGCTTCCCATACCCCACGCCGATCTGATGATCGAACGGATTGTAACTCCCATCCGGCCCGAGAGGCAATTCATGCGACAAATTATGCCCAAATCTGCTATAACTCTCAAAATCTGCGTCAAAATCCTCGCGACGCTCCAATAAATCCTCGTTAATGTTGAAATGATCCTCTTCCAATCCCTTAATTGTCTCGTATTCGCTTCTCGTCTCGAACGGGTTCGTTTTTTGCTTGATCGGCGGCATTGGAGGCGGATTCATGACGTCATCGTCAATAAACCGGATCTGTTCCCGATTCAATGTTTGCTCGAAATTACGTTCGCGAGGTCTTTCATGGTCAATTGGCGGTATAAGACCCAAATTATCGTCAATTCCGAGCTCCATTTCGATCTCATCCGGGTCCTGTACTTGATCGAAGAACTCATTGTTGGTACTTGTATCCGCCCAAACCCATATAAAGTGTCCGCCAACCATATTGAGGCGTTGTGCCTCCGACATTATCACGCGGGCGAGCTTCAAGTCGcacaataaaattacaattccTCGCGTCGAACGTGAAATTCGTGCAAGTTGGCGgaaaatttcttcctttttgaaggaaatcgGGAGGATTTTGGGCACCAAAGGCTTTTGTTTGAGCGGCGCAGCGATATTGCTGCTCAAAACCATCGTCGCTTCCATGTCGGATAGCACAAAAAATGAGTGCCAGTGTGTCTGAAATGCAAAAAGAAATGGAAGGAAATGAGTTTTAAGCCAAATTACGGTGCAGGACACTGCAGTAACGTGACGAAATGCAGCCCAATAAATTATGACGGCACATTTAGTCGAGTCACGTAAACAAACTTTTCGCTTGCAAAACCAAAAGATGgccaaaaactttaaatttacttgatttttcgagtaaaaagtttgttttccGTGCGGTAAATGATACAAACCTGCAACAAAAGCGCCCTGATTGCTTCAAGTATCTCCTTGGATGATGGCTG
It encodes:
- the LOC134829020 gene encoding uncharacterized protein LOC134829020, translating into MIPSFLAYSPRITSRRRRTSSSLIVIKFLLIYVIKSVTLLDEATHHTSVATQQQNLTAKNEALPVPQALQAAALSGSGADDGLPIFPERPDAVYFIVAVRGGGKMWGRTLARTLLDLGAPFDNPQGPPLRPIYLDMPQTGRFSSKTLTRLCDQIENKPMAGVLVFGEGQAARSLSLAGTGMKLPVLWAKGGIAKIHGIGREIQTNLQAMLQPSSKEILEAIRALLLQTHWHSFFVLSDMEATMVLSSNIAAPLKQKPLVPKILPISFKKEEIFRQLARISRSTRGIVILLCDLKLARVIMSEAQRLNMVGGHFIWVWADTSTNNEFFDQVQDPDEIEMELGIDDNLGLIPPIDHERPRERNFEQTLNREQIRFIDDDVMNPPPMPPIKQKTNPFETRSEYETIKGLEEDHFNINEDLLERREDFDADFESYSRFGHNLSHELPLGPDGSYNPFDHQIGVGYGKRMTVPESTLDVEENEYGELNVEKLNLRTRRNPFLPFMTTYNGKTNKYSINNNNDDVDSGENLMENSNDVNKIKRLNLFANQYESSLGSQHVLFHNYQDFPIGLLTLRPIKMLQDRHFIRAAVRLFATTWAKLERNNYGGGGGLKDDIDKPYRFKNSRNKREEQTNNQANTPVNSQISEPEQIITQKQQTSGLSDVKSNKFISTSSSSSSSSSSTNNVNTNTAADNDAINIAMKSKRFDTSWWSSIGAGSNNREKEKPPKEKQKGQGKQTGEERIKNRGTPQYKGGCFGVPTRGDIKRAELFARHLRADAQQALVGDLKSMPEKTLVTHFEVLNLVPMSFKPHERFNLNVMHRYSAKNVARKWRRVGLISGRDVRLDTIVWPGGDIVVSGVATQARSIFRIVTALAPPFVMESSMGENGVCLRGLACHRITTSGKQNLTLMFNTIETRDRLEEDALQRNQFAEDEDGEEEKLSYKTKCCYGLSMDLLAKVASDLGFEFHLYIVRDELFGGTRDKYGDSMKFGSSYWKDFRFYDRLDIERQYHMFKENEHIYDKHFYFEYEKQRFLKMEQNKAFERLTTSQWNGIIGDLATGAADMSFAPLSVSKARAEVIDFSAPYFHSGVSLLAAPQSKSDIPLLAFLLPFSPELWIAIFTSLHITAVAVAVYEWLSPFGLNPWGRQRSKNFSLSSALWVMWGLLCGHVSFKAPKSWPNKFLINIWGGFSVIFIASYTANIAALIAGLFFYNTPEHYDASLLAQRVGAPISSVAEYYVQRNDRHLWEHMKKYPLQNVEEGILRLKNGTLDLLMADAPILDYYRATDHGCSLKRIGDVFVEDTYAIGMKRGFPLKESISSLISKYSSNGYLDILTEKWYGGLPCFNKGVQIIQPRPLGVAAVAGVFCLLGLGMVVGVLILFFEHGFYKWALPHLRLKPKGTIWRSRNIMFFSQKLYRFINCVELVSPHHAARELVNTLRQGQITSLFQKSIKREDEQRRRRRSKAQFFEMIQEIRRVQQEEREQPLPILEEVVESVDAPTTSDAAPIASAPVVPAPKVAKLSPRPKMVSKSKSDLQTRSASSSLNLRRSSNDSLLEDRLGTIGRRLSRDITDSPPDLIHRFETFGKGSVPDNSKFDTFAGVCRDSSIPELSKYDTFSGVIDDRPEIPMKKGKKYQSKRTPLNLDIYERDRHINDTLSMSDSLYPPIFKLDRTKAVLRERVHNELKSKYPTDRTYIVKRPQPITKQQPQSTLKPSRTTPSSSGAHMNVSTSSVSNIQDKPLPPIPPHQVEQPPPPPPKTPIYATSLKKQKKSKEKQREVPQASSRKSLENLVGGTSRSGSSSNTRTPKAAPRSSKSSLDIPPRLPPKTSPKSRTSNMSLGKLSKEDLLKLSQSSELEIHQFLHSDHHQHHHHPP